In Populus nigra chromosome 10, ddPopNigr1.1, whole genome shotgun sequence, the following proteins share a genomic window:
- the LOC133704456 gene encoding pectinesterase inhibitor 7-like has protein sequence MPSETPGPLLLFTFFLTTFLLYSQPISTVASPDPAFSQSSGTDYIRSSCGATLYPEICYTSLSRYASAVKQSPSRLARVAIGVSLSRARRLAAYVSNLTRHEDFGGDHRATAALHDCLSNMGDAVDEMSGSLKQMRKVGAAGLSAESFQFQMSNVQTWMSAALTDEETCTDGFEDVADGAVKTEVCNRVADAKKFTSNALALVNTFAAAGTP, from the coding sequence ATGCCATCAGAAACGCCAGGCCCTCTGCTACTCTTCACCTTCTTCCTAACAACCTTCCTTCTATACTCCCAACCAATCTCAACCGTCGCTTCACCGGACCCCGCCTTTTCTCAATCAAGCGGCACAGATTACATTCGCTCAAGCTGCGGCGCAACATTGTACCCCGAAATCTGCTACACCTCCCTCTCTCGCTACGCCAGTGCTGTAAAACAAAGCCCCAGTCGCCTAGCTCGCGTGGCCATCGGCGTCAGCCTCTCAAGAGCACGCCGCCTGGCAGCCTACGTATCCAACCTAACCCGCCATGAAGACTTCGGAGGCGATCACCGTGCCACGGCCGCCCTTCACGACTGCTTATCCAACATGGGAGACGCCGTTGATGAGATGAGTGGGTCGTTGAAGCAGATGCGGAAAGTTGGAGCAGCTGGGCTGTCCGCAGAGTCGTTTCAGTTTCAGATGAGTAACGTGCAGACGTGGATGAGTGCGGCTTTGACAGATGAGGAGACGTGTACGGATGGATTTGAGGACGTAGCGGACGGGGCTGTGAAAACGGAGGTGTGTAACCGCGTTGCGGATGCCAAGAAATTTACTAGCAATGCTCTTGCTCTGGTTAACACTTTTGCTGCCGCAGGAACGCCATGA